One window of the Sphaerochaeta associata genome contains the following:
- a CDS encoding TAXI family TRAP transporter solute-binding subunit — translation MNTKNMFLTTILVLLLAVNIFAAGQAETAKTEGLDRSKHFITVATGPTSGLYYPIGGAFSSVFQNKLGYKSSAQATGASAENITLILEKRAEMAIAMSDAVAQAYQGFGAYEGKKPATELRALLGLYPNYVQLVTTSRTGITKFTDLKGKRVGVGAPNSGVELNARMMYEAHGMTYADSKVDYLNYGEAIAQLKNNLVDAVFVTSGIPNATIMELGTTSQIVLIPIEGEGLANLKAKYPFFVEATIPADVYDTKGDVVTATVRNIMIVNASLDEEVAYDLTKGVFENIGDIQAAHATAKEHITLANSHIGVDIPFHEGAKRYYSEVGM, via the coding sequence ATGAATACAAAGAACATGTTCCTTACCACCATTTTGGTACTGCTTCTGGCTGTCAACATCTTTGCAGCCGGCCAGGCTGAAACCGCCAAAACTGAGGGTTTGGACCGCAGCAAGCACTTCATTACCGTCGCTACCGGTCCTACCAGTGGATTGTACTACCCGATCGGTGGAGCCTTTTCATCGGTCTTCCAGAATAAGCTCGGTTACAAATCGTCGGCCCAGGCTACCGGAGCCTCGGCTGAGAACATCACCCTGATCCTTGAAAAGCGTGCTGAGATGGCAATCGCCATGAGTGACGCCGTCGCGCAGGCCTATCAGGGTTTTGGTGCATACGAGGGAAAGAAGCCCGCCACCGAGCTCAGGGCGCTGCTCGGACTTTATCCCAACTACGTACAGCTGGTTACCACCAGCCGCACCGGCATCACCAAGTTCACCGACTTGAAGGGTAAGAGAGTCGGAGTCGGAGCCCCCAATAGCGGCGTCGAACTCAACGCTAGAATGATGTACGAAGCCCACGGTATGACCTATGCCGACAGCAAGGTCGACTACCTCAACTATGGTGAAGCCATTGCACAGCTGAAGAACAACCTCGTTGATGCAGTGTTCGTAACCAGCGGAATTCCCAACGCCACCATCATGGAACTGGGAACCACCAGCCAGATCGTCCTCATCCCCATCGAAGGTGAAGGCCTTGCCAACCTGAAGGCAAAATATCCGTTCTTTGTCGAGGCAACCATCCCTGCCGATGTCTATGACACCAAGGGCGATGTAGTCACCGCTACGGTTCGCAACATCATGATCGTCAATGCAAGCCTCGATGAAGAGGTGGCCTACGACCTGACCAAGGGTGTATTCGAGAATATCGGCGACATCCAGGCAGCCCATGCAACGGCCAAGGAGCACATCACCCTTGCAAACAGTCACATCGGTGTTGACATTCCCTTCCATGAAGGGGCCAAGCGCTATTACAGCGAAGTAGGCATGTAA
- a CDS encoding DUF1850 domain-containing protein: MKSRALVLVLVLVLLILLMGTLLFSYFFQGPDLHLVLSDQETGQVLFSQPVQEGDELSFHWIHSFEHIPWAEEYTIEANETFLLHTISVAGFGAGIPENKGVVTVEDGMVVMRSIQQQFDTIRWIHSQTALVSITLGQTTFITGEDVEHHLPVELSIKGTRTLWPRLRLTK; the protein is encoded by the coding sequence ATGAAGAGCAGAGCGCTTGTACTGGTACTGGTACTTGTCCTTCTCATCCTGCTGATGGGAACCCTGCTCTTCTCATACTTCTTTCAGGGACCTGACCTGCACCTTGTCCTCAGTGACCAAGAGACAGGACAGGTCCTCTTTTCCCAACCGGTACAAGAGGGCGATGAGCTTTCTTTTCACTGGATCCACTCCTTCGAGCATATCCCCTGGGCCGAGGAGTACACCATCGAAGCGAATGAAACATTTCTTTTGCACACCATCTCGGTCGCTGGTTTCGGCGCGGGTATCCCGGAGAACAAGGGTGTTGTTACTGTTGAAGACGGCATGGTCGTCATGCGCTCGATCCAGCAGCAATTCGATACCATTCGATGGATACATTCCCAAACAGCCTTGGTTTCCATTACACTGGGGCAAACCACTTTCATTACCGGAGAGGACGTTGAGCATCACCTTCCGGTAGAACTTTCTATCAAAGGAACGAGAACGCTATGGCCAAGATTACGCTTGACGAAATGA
- a CDS encoding TRAP transporter permease: MAKITLDEMNPNMKAKQDELLGKFEKESKTRTFDHVLLVKLVYYLTIGIALYHFITSFIGYPATHLHRSLHVAMMLFMTFFLYPLSKKAPRKTIPWYDILFALLSVSVAVYVWVDYINFINRMGSPNTMDVVMGTILIVLVLESSRRISGWPLVVLSLVFLLYGLVGRNLPGIFMHRGYNWRALVNHIFINTEGIYGTSVDVAASYIFLFIMFGTVMNKCGMGRFFNDLALAFAGSTKGGPAKVAVIASGFLGSINGSAVANVVTTGTFTIPLMKKTGYSKEFAGAVESSASVGGQLLPPIMGAAAFIMAEMLGVKYGTIVISATIPALLYYLGILVQVQLRASKKNLQGIPKEDLPKVGDVMRERGHLLIPIAFLLYMLLFSGATVIFSAFWAIVATIVVSMTRKSTRMTFKQILDAFSEGTRSVVSVAVACAVVGIIIGVVSLTGFGLNMANAIIQLGQSNLMLTLLLTMVTCMILGMGLPSIPAYLITATMAAPALVKLGIPPLAAHMFVFYFAMFANITPPVALASFAAAGLSGGDPMKTGLQSVKLSLAGFIVPYMFIYNTALLLIDTTPFIAIRVSITAVIGVCMIGMATEGYLFTNMNNILRILAFAGALLLITANVVQDAIGLTLLVVIVLYQRHAGKKVKQNAVPQA; encoded by the coding sequence ATGGCCAAGATTACGCTTGACGAAATGAATCCCAATATGAAAGCTAAGCAGGATGAACTGCTTGGAAAGTTTGAGAAAGAGTCAAAGACCAGAACCTTTGACCACGTTTTGCTGGTGAAGCTTGTCTACTATTTGACCATCGGCATCGCCTTGTATCACTTCATCACCTCCTTCATAGGCTACCCGGCAACGCACCTGCACCGCTCGCTGCATGTAGCGATGATGCTGTTCATGACGTTCTTTCTCTATCCGCTCAGCAAGAAGGCACCACGAAAGACCATCCCGTGGTACGATATTCTCTTCGCCCTCTTATCCGTATCGGTTGCCGTCTATGTCTGGGTCGATTACATCAACTTCATCAACCGCATGGGCAGTCCCAACACGATGGACGTCGTGATGGGAACGATTCTCATCGTATTGGTGCTGGAATCCAGCAGAAGAATCTCTGGCTGGCCGTTGGTAGTGCTGAGTTTGGTATTCTTGCTCTACGGGCTGGTTGGACGCAACCTTCCTGGTATCTTTATGCATCGCGGGTATAATTGGCGGGCCTTGGTCAACCACATTTTCATCAATACCGAAGGCATCTACGGCACTTCCGTCGACGTTGCCGCCTCCTATATTTTCCTGTTCATCATGTTCGGCACCGTTATGAACAAGTGCGGGATGGGAAGGTTCTTCAACGACCTCGCCCTGGCATTCGCCGGCAGCACCAAGGGCGGACCTGCAAAGGTCGCCGTCATTGCAAGTGGTTTCCTCGGCTCGATCAACGGAAGCGCTGTGGCGAACGTCGTCACCACCGGCACATTTACCATACCCCTGATGAAAAAAACCGGCTACAGCAAGGAATTTGCCGGTGCAGTTGAATCGTCCGCTTCCGTAGGGGGGCAGCTGCTGCCTCCAATCATGGGGGCTGCAGCATTCATCATGGCTGAAATGCTGGGGGTAAAGTACGGAACCATTGTAATCAGTGCAACCATTCCCGCCCTCCTCTACTACCTGGGCATCCTCGTACAGGTCCAGCTCAGGGCGTCCAAAAAGAACCTGCAAGGCATTCCCAAGGAAGATCTCCCCAAGGTAGGCGATGTCATGCGCGAACGCGGACACCTGCTCATCCCCATCGCATTTCTACTCTATATGCTGCTCTTCAGCGGTGCGACCGTCATCTTCAGCGCATTCTGGGCGATTGTCGCCACCATAGTCGTCAGCATGACCCGCAAGTCCACGCGGATGACCTTCAAGCAAATCCTGGATGCTTTCAGCGAGGGCACCCGATCGGTAGTCTCGGTGGCGGTTGCCTGTGCCGTGGTAGGCATCATCATCGGAGTGGTCAGCCTTACCGGCTTCGGCCTGAACATGGCCAATGCCATCATCCAGCTCGGTCAATCCAATTTGATGCTGACCCTGCTCCTTACCATGGTGACCTGCATGATCCTGGGTATGGGGCTTCCTTCCATTCCCGCCTACCTGATCACGGCAACCATGGCGGCTCCCGCCTTGGTGAAGCTGGGAATCCCCCCGCTGGCTGCACATATGTTCGTCTTCTACTTTGCAATGTTCGCCAACATCACCCCACCGGTGGCCCTTGCATCCTTTGCAGCGGCAGGCCTCAGTGGAGGCGACCCCATGAAGACGGGACTGCAATCGGTCAAGCTCTCGCTCGCCGGCTTCATCGTCCCCTACATGTTCATCTACAACACCGCCTTGCTGCTCATCGACACCACACCCTTCATTGCAATAAGGGTCTCGATCACTGCAGTCATCGGTGTGTGTATGATCGGAATGGCGACCGAAGGGTATCTATTCACCAATATGAACAATATTCTGCGCATTCTTGCATTTGCAGGTGCCTTGCTGTTGATTACCGCCAACGTGGTGCAGGATGCAATCGGCCTGACTCTTTTGGTAGTCATAGTGCTCTATCAGCGGCATGCAGGCAAAAAAGTCAAACAGAACGCTGTGCCGCAAGCCTAG
- a CDS encoding GGDEF domain-containing protein, with protein sequence MQTVVIVNVFSMFPLLFTIYLAKRHLSGSRQNWYYIFASVITIMLLFMEIIAGLMSSKAGNIALAVHYLSYALGYALTPLVPMVILFYLGCSAWSFTKKLWLFVPMVVNILISILSMQSGWYFTILTSNTYQRGPYFWFVTAFSAYYYGWILIRLLQINKTRVVPSKFLLGFVYTLPIVSTTIQLATRDEIYVFSTVGVSLLLYYLIVQEARFDYDMQTQVRNREAFEQELLSRQYHERDSAIFMFDVNNLKSTNDVWGHQEGDSLLFCVAQILTKLFEPEGKVFRIGGDEFAVILPLSKKPDPDLFQQKFLASVALANESRVHPISIAYGYAISDKAEGISLRKAFHLADEAMYRNKNEQRHILRDHC encoded by the coding sequence ATGCAAACAGTGGTGATCGTAAACGTCTTCAGTATGTTCCCCCTGCTCTTCACCATTTATTTGGCGAAACGTCATCTCTCGGGGTCCCGTCAGAATTGGTACTATATCTTTGCCTCAGTCATCACCATCATGCTTTTGTTCATGGAAATCATAGCCGGACTGATGAGTTCGAAGGCAGGCAACATTGCCTTGGCCGTACATTACCTGAGCTACGCCCTGGGCTATGCGCTCACTCCGCTTGTCCCCATGGTCATCCTCTTCTACCTAGGTTGCTCTGCGTGGTCGTTTACCAAGAAACTCTGGCTGTTTGTTCCCATGGTTGTGAATATCCTGATTTCCATCTTATCCATGCAAAGCGGTTGGTATTTCACCATACTTACCAGCAACACCTACCAGAGGGGGCCGTATTTTTGGTTTGTCACCGCCTTCTCAGCCTATTATTATGGATGGATACTGATACGATTGTTGCAGATCAACAAAACGCGGGTGGTTCCCTCGAAATTTCTCCTCGGCTTTGTGTACACACTGCCGATTGTATCCACGACTATTCAATTGGCTACACGGGACGAAATCTATGTGTTCAGTACCGTTGGTGTTTCGTTGCTCTTATACTATCTCATCGTCCAGGAAGCACGGTTCGATTACGACATGCAGACACAAGTGCGTAACCGTGAGGCCTTCGAACAGGAGCTGCTTTCACGCCAATACCATGAAAGGGACAGTGCCATCTTTATGTTCGACGTGAACAACCTAAAAAGCACGAATGATGTTTGGGGTCATCAGGAAGGGGACAGCCTTCTTTTTTGCGTTGCGCAGATTCTCACCAAACTCTTTGAGCCCGAGGGAAAGGTGTTTCGCATCGGAGGTGATGAGTTCGCCGTCATTCTTCCACTTTCCAAGAAGCCGGACCCGGATCTCTTTCAGCAAAAATTCCTTGCATCTGTTGCCCTGGCCAATGAAAGCAGAGTCCATCCCATCTCCATCGCCTACGGATATGCCATCAGCGACAAGGCTGAAGGCATTTCCCTGAGAAAAGCCTTCCACCTTGCCGATGAAGCGATGTACCGCAACAAGAACGAACAACGCCATATATTACGAGATCATTGCTGA
- a CDS encoding TolC family protein, with amino-acid sequence MKTKFLILLITSLVCLPLLAAYPDLSVQGPPLLSLPGLEEQNLEDFLSVWSPYQGPSLQSLAPTLQTLVQETSLDAKQLATVVAIQQAQLDFALENRKPKIGISATPYSYTDSTTPTGPGLTQRTQKHTFSVGSSLTQNLSTGGSVNLSVKQSSAYEGFSTSAWTHTPSVSLSVSQPLWVGETMLDTGYQAKQLEKQQLALQTTQGSYKALSSAMVLQNLKLLALRQNLMENRYLIAERANLAYEQVQRAEEDLKQGLISAQAYESRLLSYYQSVSVYQNLNHEIAELEKTLSLTWADALPKDLTLSQFNLESMIDQATKTDVMLTRYLLEDADYQKAVKELRSATLDSGFYALSDAPQIQLSFQLSPFYSPAANTSFFESFSSMFSDSKPLLSFSIGFSATDLFRRSSDLQQNSAEQALLSAKAKVEQAYKNAEAEVRAIQQDMLTYRMNLILQLKEYEHKQVALETEQIRFSAGISDPSAVRQKELDVMQTAFTALGTLRELEYLFLRLSLSAMIS; translated from the coding sequence ATGAAAACTAAATTTCTAATTCTCTTGATAACCAGTCTTGTATGTCTGCCTCTTCTTGCAGCCTATCCCGACCTGTCGGTACAAGGACCTCCCTTGTTGTCCTTGCCTGGTCTCGAAGAACAAAACCTTGAGGACTTTCTCTCGGTTTGGTCTCCCTACCAAGGGCCTTCGCTCCAAAGCCTGGCACCAACCTTGCAGACTTTGGTACAAGAGACAAGCCTCGATGCCAAACAGCTTGCTACGGTGGTAGCCATCCAACAGGCACAGCTGGACTTCGCCCTTGAAAATAGAAAGCCGAAGATCGGCATCTCGGCAACCCCGTATTCCTATACCGACTCTACTACACCCACAGGACCCGGTTTGACACAGAGAACACAGAAGCATACCTTTTCTGTAGGATCCTCCCTTACCCAGAACCTGAGCACCGGTGGTTCGGTGAATCTGAGTGTGAAGCAAAGCTCGGCCTATGAGGGATTTTCTACTTCCGCCTGGACGCACACACCCTCTGTTTCACTCTCCGTCTCGCAACCGTTATGGGTGGGGGAGACGATGTTGGACACAGGCTACCAAGCCAAGCAGCTTGAGAAACAACAGTTGGCTCTTCAGACGACGCAGGGTTCCTATAAGGCTCTTTCTTCGGCCATGGTCCTGCAGAATCTGAAACTGCTTGCCTTGCGCCAAAATCTGATGGAGAATCGCTATCTTATCGCGGAGCGGGCAAACCTTGCCTATGAACAGGTACAGCGAGCTGAAGAGGACCTCAAACAGGGCCTGATCAGCGCTCAAGCCTATGAGAGCAGGTTGTTGTCCTACTACCAGAGTGTTTCTGTCTATCAAAACCTGAACCATGAGATCGCAGAACTGGAGAAGACCCTCTCCCTGACATGGGCGGATGCGCTGCCAAAGGACCTGACGCTCTCACAATTCAATCTCGAATCCATGATCGACCAGGCAACCAAGACAGATGTGATGCTCACCAGATATCTGCTTGAGGATGCCGACTACCAGAAAGCAGTGAAGGAACTGCGTAGTGCAACGTTGGACAGCGGTTTCTACGCTCTCTCTGATGCACCTCAAATCCAACTTTCCTTCCAACTCTCCCCGTTCTACAGTCCTGCCGCCAATACATCGTTCTTCGAATCTTTCAGCTCGATGTTCTCTGATTCCAAACCATTACTCTCTTTTTCCATCGGCTTCAGTGCAACCGACCTTTTCCGCCGTTCCTCCGATCTGCAGCAGAATAGTGCCGAGCAGGCACTGCTCTCAGCCAAGGCAAAGGTGGAGCAGGCTTATAAAAATGCCGAGGCCGAAGTGAGAGCCATACAACAGGATATGTTGACCTATCGGATGAATCTGATTCTGCAGTTGAAAGAGTATGAGCATAAGCAGGTTGCATTGGAGACCGAGCAGATACGTTTCTCTGCAGGAATTTCCGATCCATCGGCTGTGCGTCAGAAGGAACTTGATGTCATGCAAACTGCATTCACCGCACTTGGAACGCTGCGTGAGTTGGAGTACCTGTTCCTAAGGCTGTCTCTCTCAGCAATGATCTCGTAA
- a CDS encoding efflux RND transporter permease subunit, with the protein MDDNISRFTIGKFSVTKPVLINILMITVLALGLFSLISLPQEQFAEVPFYWVNVIVPYPGVAAEDMEASVTIPVENAFQGMDRLKQISSTTSEGLSVVRVEFDDGIDDQLFKALFQDAQTRFSQVTLPDGTLPAILDDFSSSDFLPVVEVIISGNLPYQELREQALALQNEILKVGDVADVQIIGLPERQIQVQLDPTMLASLGLSVNEVVRSISEQNRSVPSGNLTTQSREYLIRTLGSIREVDDINSVIVRRSNQGEGIIRVSDVAQVVDGFEKDTPFNRFNGSPSVSLRVTKVVKGNSVAIVDRVRSIVEEQQQISGAKMTLFNDSTVQIASSLSVLSSNALMGLALLVIILGLFIGVRNSLITALGIPVTFALTFLVLDLLGETINTNTLFGLVLVLGLIVDHGIVIIENSYRLQTLGLKRHEAAILGVNQVIWPVIAATGTTVAAFLPLMIIPGTIGKFLRVIPLTVTIALIVSTFEALFFLPSHYAEWGPRERNIVRKPKKDRFGIFVGRYRMFLENLYNRKGLYLVILLLITVGVFSLVGTLKQDLFSAEDYSYFNIEITTPLGSTLDQTNRIVQSYEEVLLGKVGNGEILSISSNIGGSGNSQTTTQAQITVDLAEKDQGRQRSIEAIIDELKRETYYLSGSEQVLFTKAQTGPPTSADFSFRLSGDSYQPIINAAAALSNALASIENVSNVQSDFVPGNPVLRVEVNQDQASRLGISVSTIAGYLRSRFDGVTVGTFFLENEEIDIIAQFAAKSADRFEDLEQILIPTDDLRLVPLSSVATIKLDNSIGSIRRVEGKREITITADASGDVDQKAVNSQIRQLWDTQLEARYAGVDLVVGGEFADFSNLLIDILRVFVLGIFLMYLILGAQFNSYSQPFLILLSVPFAFIGVVLYLFVSGTPLSTTVIYSAVALAGVAVNDAIVLISFINDLRSEGKSVREAVFESAVTRIRPILLTSLTTIAGLLPTAIGIGGYSVVWSPMASTIMVGLVFSTLSALLIIPLLYGVLYDRKPRSAA; encoded by the coding sequence ATGGACGACAATATCTCCCGCTTTACCATTGGGAAATTTTCTGTGACCAAACCAGTGCTCATCAATATCTTGATGATCACCGTATTGGCTCTTGGTCTCTTTTCTCTGATCTCCCTTCCCCAAGAGCAGTTTGCCGAGGTCCCCTTCTATTGGGTCAATGTCATCGTCCCGTATCCGGGAGTCGCTGCCGAGGACATGGAGGCCTCGGTAACCATCCCTGTGGAAAATGCGTTTCAGGGCATGGATAGACTCAAACAGATAAGCTCAACCACCAGTGAAGGACTTTCTGTGGTGCGAGTGGAATTCGATGACGGCATCGACGATCAACTCTTCAAGGCCTTGTTTCAGGATGCCCAGACTCGATTCAGCCAAGTCACGTTACCCGACGGCACCCTGCCTGCAATTCTCGATGACTTCTCATCTTCCGACTTCCTGCCGGTCGTCGAGGTTATTATCAGTGGTAATCTGCCCTATCAGGAATTGAGGGAACAGGCTCTGGCTTTGCAGAACGAGATTCTCAAGGTCGGCGATGTCGCCGATGTCCAGATTATCGGATTGCCCGAGCGACAGATCCAAGTTCAGCTCGATCCGACCATGCTTGCATCCTTGGGTTTGAGTGTAAATGAAGTAGTCCGCTCCATTAGCGAGCAGAATCGTTCAGTGCCCAGTGGAAACCTGACGACCCAAAGCCGTGAGTATCTGATCAGGACCCTCGGTTCGATTCGTGAAGTCGATGACATAAACAGTGTAATCGTACGGCGGTCCAACCAGGGCGAGGGAATCATCAGAGTCAGCGATGTCGCTCAGGTTGTCGACGGATTTGAAAAGGATACTCCCTTCAACCGGTTCAACGGCAGTCCCTCGGTGAGTCTGAGGGTAACCAAGGTGGTGAAGGGCAATTCAGTGGCGATTGTCGACAGGGTACGTTCCATTGTGGAGGAACAGCAACAGATCAGCGGGGCCAAAATGACGCTCTTCAACGACTCCACCGTCCAGATAGCCTCAAGTCTTTCCGTGCTTTCAAGCAACGCCCTCATGGGCTTGGCCCTCTTGGTGATCATCCTCGGGCTGTTCATCGGAGTACGAAACTCCTTGATTACTGCCTTGGGCATTCCGGTAACCTTTGCCTTGACGTTCCTTGTCCTCGACCTGCTTGGGGAGACGATAAATACCAATACACTCTTCGGCTTGGTCCTGGTGCTCGGCCTTATTGTCGACCATGGCATCGTCATTATTGAGAACTCCTATAGGTTGCAGACTTTGGGCTTGAAACGCCACGAAGCGGCGATTCTTGGAGTCAATCAAGTTATCTGGCCGGTCATTGCAGCAACCGGCACCACCGTTGCAGCCTTCCTGCCGCTGATGATCATTCCCGGTACAATCGGCAAGTTTCTTCGTGTCATCCCCCTGACTGTCACCATCGCCTTGATCGTAAGTACGTTCGAAGCATTGTTCTTCCTCCCTTCCCACTATGCTGAATGGGGACCGAGAGAGAGAAATATTGTACGAAAACCAAAGAAAGATAGGTTTGGAATCTTTGTAGGGCGATATCGGATGTTTTTGGAAAACCTGTATAATCGCAAGGGTTTGTACTTGGTCATCCTCCTCCTGATCACTGTTGGAGTGTTCTCTTTGGTCGGAACACTCAAGCAGGACTTGTTCAGTGCCGAGGATTACAGCTATTTCAACATTGAGATCACTACACCGCTTGGTTCGACATTGGACCAGACAAACCGTATTGTGCAGAGCTATGAGGAGGTACTGCTGGGTAAGGTGGGCAATGGTGAGATACTCTCCATCAGCAGCAATATCGGTGGGTCCGGCAACTCACAGACAACGACGCAAGCCCAGATTACTGTCGATTTGGCCGAGAAGGACCAAGGTCGGCAGAGAAGCATCGAAGCCATCATCGATGAATTGAAGAGAGAGACCTACTACCTCAGCGGCTCGGAGCAGGTGCTTTTCACCAAGGCTCAGACCGGGCCTCCCACCTCAGCTGATTTCAGCTTCAGGCTCTCAGGCGACTCCTACCAGCCGATCATCAATGCAGCTGCTGCGCTTTCCAACGCGCTCGCCTCGATCGAGAATGTCTCGAACGTGCAGAGTGATTTCGTGCCGGGTAATCCGGTTCTCCGTGTTGAAGTCAACCAGGATCAAGCAAGCCGCCTGGGCATTAGTGTCTCCACCATCGCCGGGTATCTGCGTTCCCGCTTTGACGGCGTCACCGTAGGCACATTCTTCCTGGAGAATGAGGAGATAGACATCATCGCACAGTTTGCCGCCAAGTCAGCCGATCGCTTCGAGGACCTCGAACAGATTCTTATTCCCACCGACGATCTCAGATTGGTTCCGCTTTCAAGTGTGGCGACCATCAAGCTCGACAACTCTATCGGTTCCATCCGCCGTGTCGAAGGCAAGCGTGAGATCACCATCACCGCCGACGCATCGGGTGATGTTGATCAAAAGGCGGTCAACTCACAGATTCGGCAGCTTTGGGATACGCAGCTTGAAGCCCGGTATGCAGGGGTTGACTTGGTCGTGGGAGGGGAGTTTGCAGACTTCTCCAACCTCTTGATCGATATCCTGAGGGTCTTTGTCCTGGGTATATTCTTGATGTATCTCATACTGGGGGCACAGTTCAACAGCTACAGCCAACCGTTCTTGATTCTCCTCTCCGTCCCTTTCGCCTTCATTGGAGTCGTGCTCTATCTGTTTGTATCGGGAACCCCGCTCTCAACTACAGTCATCTATAGTGCCGTTGCCCTTGCAGGCGTTGCGGTCAACGATGCAATTGTTCTTATCAGTTTCATCAATGATCTGCGCTCTGAAGGCAAGTCGGTACGAGAAGCTGTCTTCGAATCGGCAGTCACCAGAATTCGACCGATTCTGCTTACCAGCTTGACCACTATTGCAGGTTTGCTTCCAACCGCCATCGGTATCGGAGGGTATTCGGTGGTCTGGTCGCCGATGGCCAGCACCATCATGGTGGGCCTTGTATTCTCCACCCTCAGCGCCCTTTTGATCATCCCCTTGCTCTACGGCGTTCTCTATGACCGAAAACCCAGGAGTGCAGCATGA
- a CDS encoding efflux RND transporter periplasmic adaptor subunit, producing MHHTRSIRLLFVLIGILFITTSCTKQEEQPPLVVEEVAAATDYTQIVSSAVSVQTKALRDKVVGSAAIQGQQEVSVKARTSGEIKSIHVALGSTLQKGDVLIELDDKVANLTLSQLEKQSENAQKELGVNEQLYAKGAISLSALNLSRSGADGLSAQLQNARNNLSNMSITTPIDGSVAEISKLVVGDLLQSGTQVARIVDLAHLRVVLAVGQSQLFLIKEGAKAEVVISTPTEDITAEGTVSAISASSDSRTGSWTVHVDFDNPRVDRIKAGITARVTIFNPDAPVYTLVPNAAIVNRNAKTYVFVAENATAQLVEVLIVDQFGDQTAVQSVDDTYDLSDKKVLVSALSRLVDGSSISSQSL from the coding sequence ATGCACCACACTCGTTCGATTCGTTTGCTTTTTGTGCTCATCGGAATTTTATTCATAACCACATCCTGCACAAAACAGGAAGAGCAACCTCCGCTCGTGGTAGAGGAAGTTGCTGCAGCAACCGATTACACCCAGATTGTCTCTTCAGCTGTATCGGTACAGACCAAGGCCTTGCGTGACAAGGTGGTTGGCAGCGCAGCGATTCAAGGGCAGCAGGAAGTGAGCGTCAAAGCCAGAACCAGCGGTGAGATCAAATCGATCCACGTCGCCTTGGGCAGTACGCTCCAAAAAGGTGATGTCCTGATCGAGCTTGATGACAAGGTGGCAAACCTTACCCTGAGTCAGCTTGAGAAGCAGAGCGAGAACGCCCAAAAAGAGTTGGGAGTCAACGAACAACTCTATGCGAAGGGCGCCATTTCGCTCTCTGCACTCAATCTCTCACGATCGGGCGCCGATGGTCTCTCGGCCCAATTGCAGAATGCTCGCAACAATCTCTCCAATATGAGTATCACAACTCCGATAGACGGGAGTGTTGCAGAAATTTCCAAGCTGGTTGTAGGGGATTTGCTGCAAAGCGGTACCCAGGTCGCCCGGATTGTCGACCTTGCCCATCTACGCGTTGTTTTGGCGGTAGGGCAGTCCCAGCTCTTCTTGATAAAGGAAGGGGCGAAGGCTGAAGTGGTCATTTCCACTCCCACCGAGGATATCACCGCTGAGGGTACGGTCAGTGCCATCAGTGCCTCCAGTGACAGCAGAACCGGCAGCTGGACGGTGCATGTTGACTTTGATAATCCAAGAGTAGATCGAATAAAGGCAGGTATTACTGCCCGGGTAACCATCTTCAACCCCGACGCTCCGGTCTACACACTGGTTCCCAATGCGGCTATCGTCAATAGGAATGCCAAGACCTATGTCTTTGTTGCAGAGAATGCCACGGCACAATTGGTGGAGGTTCTGATCGTCGACCAGTTCGGAGACCAGACTGCTGTACAGAGTGTGGACGACACCTATGATCTTTCCGATAAAAAAGTGTTGGTCAGTGCACTCTCACGTCTTGTCGATGGCAGCTCGATCAGCAGCCAGAGCTTGTAG